In Colletotrichum higginsianum IMI 349063 chromosome 1, whole genome shotgun sequence, the DNA window AACACCCATGCTAGCAAAGGCTGTGAAGATCCGTGTGAAGTGCCAGAAAAGCAGCTCAGATAAGGGACCACTCAATGTTTCCGACGCGACCCAGACCCTTATCTCCAACCACCTTCTCAAAGACCGCCGGGCTGACGTCAATGTCATTCTCAGCACATCCCATGCACTTGTCAGTGACCTTGACATTGGTCTGGCCATTCGGACCCTTGATGCGGACAGTGCGGCCACAGAGAGGGTTGCCATTGGACTGGGAGCCCATCTTGATGTGGGAAAGGGCGACGATCATAGAACCATCGTTGTCGGTCCAGCCACAGGCACCGAGGGCGGGGTTGAAGAAGGTGATGTCGCCAATGAAAGGGCCCGGGTTGAGGTCCTGGCGAGCAGAAAGCTTGGTGGGCCTGTAAAGCACAAAGATCAGAGTCTGTACAAGccaaagaggaagaggaagaagagggagtATTCTTACTCATAGATATCTTTGTTCTGGACAAGGGAAGGGTTGCCAGCAACGCTGCGGACGTTGTTGATAGTCTCAAGGGCCTGAGCCACATTGTTGGTGAGGGGAGCTGCATTGGCGCCCAGAGTAGCGAGGCCAGCAATGGCAgtggtgatgatgacctTGGCAAACATCTTGACTGGTATTATTGCGTGAGGGAAGTGCAATGACTGAAGTGAGTGGAGTGGAAGTGAAAGGCTGACAAGAGAGTGGCAGCGAACAAAGTTGCTTGTGAAAGACTGGGTAtctgaagaagaagaagaagagttGTTGCGGAtggtagaagaagaagaagagagtgTTGAGCAGAGGAAAAGGGGGTTTTTAtaagggcgaggaggaggaggagggcggccagTCCGTCTGTGGGGCGACAGGCCAACAGAAAACTTCAGTTTAAAGAAGGTACACGACCACACTGTTCTTTCCTCATGTAAATAAACAAGGCCTGAAGCAAAGCTGGAGAGGAAGGAATCCGCCTgaggaaagagaaggaggccaaggcaaAGCCATGAGTTGCCCATCTAAAGGGGCTTAGCGCCAACAGCTTCAGGGCTGTTGGTAGTCCAGACCAAGCACTAGACTCGCTTATCGGAGTATACCCTCTACTCTAATGGTCTGGTTAGAAATAAGGAAGTCACGGTCTCTGAACTGAGGCGGGGTGTTGCTCAAGGGGCGCCATGAGGCAGTCTGGCTGGCAGGGAAAGGATCATCAGGCTTGAGGATGGGCGCCACAACTCAGGAACAAAGAGATGCTTGCAGGTCTTATCTCCATATTATCCAGAATGAGTGATTGCACATGCTTGACTGGGTTTACTGGGGTAGAAAGAGAGGACTTTAAGTCCTGCATGAAGTTTGCAGGGTGACAGCTCAGCAGCTTGCCTGGTTGCTGCAGCTTCCCATCTTTAAAACTCTATCTCTAAAAGACAGCCCTGTAAGAAAATGTCATTGGAAGATGATAGGACACCAGTTTGCCAAGTTGACCCAAGCTTTGCGGGCAGGAGCGTTGC includes these proteins:
- a CDS encoding Riboflavin aldehyde-forming enzyme → MFAKVIITTAIAGLATLGANAAPLTNNVAQALETINNVRSVAGNPSLVQNKDIYEPTKLSARQDLNPGPFIGDITFFNPALGACGWTDNDGSMIVALSHIKMGSQSNGNPLCGRTVRIKGPNGQTNVKVTDKCMGCAENDIDVSPAVFEKVVGDKGLGRVGNIEWSLI